One Phaseolus vulgaris cultivar G19833 chromosome 2, P. vulgaris v2.0, whole genome shotgun sequence DNA window includes the following coding sequences:
- the LOC137809045 gene encoding uncharacterized protein codes for MIGWSVELSEFDTRYELRDAIKSQCLVDISAELTPLPTLSGGWTLYVDGSSNKTTCGAGVVLEGSGDLLLDQTLRFGFRATNNQTEYEALLAGLNLAYDMRAHEVTCKSEFHVMVGQVNGEFEVKEPLLQRYYHVTKNSIARFNKAPMEHIPREENKRADILSKLLVTNKKSHQRSIIQIWLRHPSVTETECLAIDEAEAEAETDNWMTPVIQYLKDGTCKRE; via the coding sequence ATGATAGGCTGGTCGGTCGAATTGTCCGAGTTCGACACACGCTATGAACTGAGGGACGCCATCAAATCTCAATGCCTGGTCGACATCTCGGCTGAGCTGACACCACTGCCCACCCTCTCGGGCGGGTGGACGCTCTATGTGGACGGCTCGTCAAACAAAACGACCTGTGGAGCAGGAGTCGTTTTAGAAGGGTCGGGAGACCTCCTTCTGGACCAAACACTTCGGTTTGGATTCCGGGCGACCAACAACCAGACAGAGTACGAGGCCTTGCTCGCTGGGTTGAACCTAGCCTACGACATGAGAGCACATGAGGTTACATGCAAAAGTGAATTCCACGTGATGGTCGGTCAGGTAAATGGAGAATTCGAGGTGAAGGAACCTCTACTGCAACGATACTACCACGTGACCAAAAACAGTATTGCTCGGTTCAACAAGGCACCCATGGAACACATACCGAGGGAGGAAAACAAAAGGGCCGACATATTGTCTAAGCTGTTGGTCACTAATAAAAAGAGCCACCAGAGATCAATCATACAGATATGGTTGAGGCACCCCAGTGTGACTGAGACCGAATGTCTTGCAATAGACGAGGCCGAGGCCGAGGCCGAGACCGATAACTGGATGACACCCGTCATCCAATACCTGAAGGATGGCACATGCAAGCGAGAGTAA
- the LOC137810675 gene encoding protein JINGUBANG, translating to MGFLQHPLCRHSQQQQQKSYDHYHSESSTSSSLHSQPSLPSVPSLSSLTPQQPHHLQQQPQTTVKIHSSPISSLVLDGKLLYSAASSGEVKTCSRDPFILQTNTTTNTNVVVVETTNAPIKSLIVFHDTLFTAHQDHKIRVWKTDQPTKCIATLPTLHDRFSKLFSSKNYVEVRRHKKRTWVHHVDAVSTLALSHDGSLLYSASWDRTFKIWRTSDFKCLESVKNAHEDAINSLVLSNDGAVYTGSADTKIKMWKKREGEKKHSLVATLEKHKSAVNALALSADGSVLYSGACDRSILVWERDENDDNNMVVVGALRGHTKAILCLVVMADLVCSGSADNSVRVWRKEIEKGYSCLAVLEGHRRPVKCLAMAVDSNSGGPDEDDRSYLVYSAGLDCDIKVWQIRVPSVSL from the coding sequence ATGGGATTTCTTCAACATCCCTTGTGTCGCCActcacaacaacaacaacaaaaatcctATGATCACTACCATTCAGAATCATCAACCTCTTCTTCTCTACATTCACAACCAAGTCTTCCTTCAGTCCCTTCACTAAGTTCCCTCACCCCACAACAACCGCACCACCTCCAACAACAACCTCAAACCACCGTCAAAATCCACTCCTCCCCAATCTCCTCCCTCGTCCTTGACGGAAAACTCCTCTACAGCGCCGCCTCCAGCGGGGAGGTCAAAACATGCAGCAGAGATCCTTTCATACTCCAAACCAACACCACAACCAACACCAACGTTGTTGTCGTCGAAACCACCAACGCGCCCATCAAGTCCCTCATTGTATTCCACGACACGCTCTTCACCGCACATCAAGACCACAAAATCCGAGTCTGGAAAACCGACCAACCCACCAAGTGCATCGCCACGCTTCCCACGCTCCACGACCGTTTCTCCAAGCTATTCTCCTCCAAGAACTACGTCGAGGTGCGCCGCCACAAAAAGCGCACGTGGGTGCATCACGTGGACGCCGTTTCCACCCTCGCGCTCTCTCACGACGGCTCCCTCCTCTACTCCGCTTCCTGGGACAGGACGTTTAAAATATGGCGAACCTCGGACTTCAAATGTTTGGAGTCCGTAAAAAACGCGCACGAGGACGCGATTAACTCCTTGGTTTTGTCGAATGACGGCGCTGTCTACACGGGTTCCGCCGACACAAAGATAAAGATGTGGAAGAAGCGCGAGGGTGAGAAAAAGCATTCCCTTGTGGCAACGTTAGAGAAGCATAAATCCGCAGTTAACGCTCTCGCGCTTAGCGCAGATGGGTCGGTGCTGTACTCTGGCGCGTGTGACAGATCAATTTTAGTGTGGGAAAGGGATGAgaatgatgataataatatgGTGGTGGTGGGGGCTTTAAGGGGGCATACGAAGGCGATACTGTGTTTGGTGGTGATGGCGGATTTGGTGTGTAGTGGATCTGCTGATAACAGTGTTAGGGTATGGAGGAAAGAGATTGAGAAGGGTTATTCGTGTTTGGCGGTGTTGGAAGGTCATCGACGACCAGTGAAGTGTTTGGCTATGGCTGTTGACTCCAACAGTGGTGGTCCCGATGAGGATGATAGGTCTTATCTTGTTTACAGTGCAGGTTTGGACTGTGACATTAAAGTCTGGCAAATACGCGTTCCTTCGGTCTCATTGTGA